TGATAGAGCTAGCAGAGACTCAATATCCTCTTTAAACGTAGCTAAGGAAAATCCGGTAGATAAAACATCGCCTTTTGGCAAAGTTCGCCTCACGTAAGCCGACTTCGAAAAAGCGCCGTAAATATCTCTAGCGAGAAGCTTGAATTCCACCTCTAGCGAATCACTGACGCCATAGCCGAATAACTCATAACGATTAAGCGTATCGACTAAAATCGCTTCAGCATTACGAACCGCTTCTCCACCTGAGCTAATCAGACAAATACCTTTAGCGGGGAATGGCAATGTTATCGACAACGACTTCGCTTGATCTTGCCACCATATCGCTACGTTAACTTGTGCTGGTGGGTGAGCTTGATGACTGAGTATATCCAAAGTGCGTTTAGGTTCATTCAGATCTTGCTGAAAATGAGATAGAACCGAGCTCGGCAGAACATCGAGTTGTTCTGCGCCCTTTAACGCAATAGATGGTAGTGGTTTATTAGAATAAAAGCCGATCTGACCAATTTGTACCGTGTGGCTCGGTTGCAGTTCAATAGAAAAATCGTCCGGTAACAAACCTACAGTAAAACGCTTAACAGGTTTGTTATTCTCAAACAAAGCGATATCGACCTTACCAAAAGGTACCGTATTCATTGACTGCCATTGTTCAAGCATTGTATTGCGCCAACGAAGCTGAGTATTTGGAATTTCTGATTGCTGACCATTTTCATCAATGGCGACTAAGCTAGGAACACCAATAAAGCACTTACTTGGATTGGTTTGATAAGGAACTGGCTGACCAACCAAATTGAATTCAAGAGGTTGCACACCTTCTCGGTCAAGTGACACACAATAGGCGTCAAAATAAAATTCCGTCTCTATTTGAGTATTAACATCATAAAGAACGCGCCCATTGATGTGACCTACCGTAGCAAGTGTGGGATGTGACAAGTGCTCTGGCACTGAAACTAAAGCGTTCGCTTCTGCACATTCGACACTTCCACCACCTTTAAGTAGCCACTCATCATTATATTGAGTGAATACCCAAGGTTCATTGGCACCAACTCCCGCACCACCAAGCACCGGAGCGTGCCACTCATTACCAGCGTCATCCGTTGCTTTCAATTGTATATCGCAGTCGAACCACTCTGCAGGAAGAGACTTAGTATAAACATCTAGTAAATAGTGCTCAGAGTCCGCACCACGTTTAAATGCCTTTGCCAATAAAAGGCTCTTACCGCCAACCGCAAACAGGTTTATGTTGTCTGGCAAATTCACGCTACTAAACAGTTGCTGTAAGAACTTGGCATTAAGACGAGACTTTAGTGTGATATCAATTTGGTTCTGCCATTGATAATCGTCATCCGATGCCGACATATCCATCATTGAGGCATAATGAGAATATGATTTACGTAGAGAACGAAGAATCTTAATAGAGTTTGGTAAACGGCGTTGAACTTCAACAGCAAGACCAAGCGCATTACCTAATAAAGTTCGCGCAGCTTCAGGTTCCATATTCAATGGTAAACCTTGCGACCAATTTGCATCGACCGTATTCAAGTAATGAAGCGGGTCGCTTTGCTCATCTAGCCCGTGTTTATCGACCAGATAATAAATGGATTCAGCAACTTGGGCGACAATGCTATAAACCGTTTCATCACGATATGATGCAGCAATATAGTGCGCGTGTGCTTTAGCAACAGATACCGCGCTTAACCGTGAGTTAGCAAATTGCCCATAATCTTGAATCACTTGTTCGAAGTAATGGGCAAGCCTGCTATTTGGGTCTTGGATAAGTGTTTGTGGTAAACCACCTTCAACCGCCACAGTGCCAAGTAACATGCGTCCCTTAGTGTTACTTAGCACCTTTCGTCCCCAAAAGCTTAACCCCTTAACAACAATCTCACTTCTTTGAGTTGATGAAATTGCGTTGGCCTGTAAGCCGAGAGACTCTAATACAGGTTCCCAAGCCCAAACGCCGCCTTGAAAAGACGTGCGCCACCACTCCGCCGCATACAATACAAAACACCCTGCCCATTCCCTTGTTGGCTTATTCGAATAGGTGTGAATGCCATTACTTTCGACGCTGGAAATCAACGACTGCTTAAGTGACTCAAACTCCAAAGCTGTCACTTTGTAGCTATAAACAGGTTGGGCATTTGGTTTGGTCAACTCTCTCGTATTAAGAATTGAAGAGAGGACATTTCTGTATGTTTGCATGGTGAACCTTGAGGTGTAATTGAGCCTTTAGCTTCGCTCGCTTCAAGCTTATTTTTATAATAAGTAATGTACGTTATTCAATCGATAGGTGAGGTGCGTATGCTTATGAAATTAATGCATTGAACGAAAATCCCTCAGGCCAGATGAGATAACTATCACCTTGCAAGTCAGACACAAACGGTACAACCCAAAGCCTTAACGATTCACTATAATCAAAACTAAATTCTATAGGCTTTTCAAAACCGCTATGGGCGGGATAGATCAATAAAAGGTCACCCGTACCATTTAAATATTTATGGCCATAAGCGAACATTTGATAGAGATCAGATTGAGAAAGCCCATAATTATGATCTTCTAAGTCGAGTAGCTTCCATTTAGTATCGAGAACTAATTTGGAGTTATCCGTTAGGGTTAGCAATAGATCAGGCTTGAGCTGAAACTGGCGTCGTCCGTTATGAGTCACAAGGTATTTTGAAGACGCTTGCGTGGTGAGTTCTGCATCGTCCGCTAGCTGACTTCTCAGTACCGAAGCAACATAACTCTCGAATACAGCTTCCATTGGGAACAATAAAGATAGCGCGCTGTTGTCACCTTTCATACTCAGTGGAGAGAAGCCATCAAGTATCAATTTTGCCCACGCAATCGGCGAATGATAGTCCACCATCCCCCTATCTAACTTAAGGGCGCTGATATCTTGTTTAACCGACTTACAACTTGGGACATCTGCAAAAGCAAACTGTAGCTCACGCAACAACTTCTGGTTGGTCGCTAGCCTTGTGTAATTGCTTAACTTCAACAGAGCCGTTTTAATCAGTCGGTTTGCAGGGCGGTTTATCAGATACTCGTCGTATTCCACATAAAATTTGTGTTTGTTAACCACGTTGTATCTAATTTGCTGAGAGACTTTAAGTTTGCCCTTTTGAAAATGAAGGCTATCCTCTTGCGTGACATAGTCACTTTTTAACCCTCGTTTCACCAAGGCATTCACCGACTGTAAAAACTGGCTTATAAACACCTCAAGCAACGGCATCTGCTTTGTAGCAATACTAGCCTGATTAGAAGCTACGTAGCGAAACGAGCCTAAATGCTGCAACATCATAAGAAGCATTTGACGAGATTCTACAATCGCCTGTTGAGAGTTTTCAGCTTTCCGTCCTGTTTTTGGCAAAACTTCAATGTGTTCACCAGTCGGTGTAAACAGTACACCAACATAGTTTTTCACTTGAATAAGCTCATAACCATAACGTTTCGTTAAGCCTAAACACTTGTTCGTTTCAGACTCGTCGGCACTTAAACTCACTTCTTTTAAATAGTTAAAGTCGTTTTTAGAAATGAGCTTGGCACTAAACTCATCGCATGCTGCTTGGTCACACGTTAAATAACCATATTCAAAAACCGTAGTATGCATGGCAATTACTCTGCGCCCGATTCAGCTTGAACCTCAGAGGATTGAGTTGATTGCTTTACATTCGTTTGGTAAACACCGATATAAGCTTTTACGTTATTCCAAACGGCAGCATTATCCGCAGCAAGCGTGTATTTCACCACTGATTGTCCGTATTGATCTAGGTTGTGTCCCTTTCCAAAAAGACTTCTCAAAGCCTCAGCCTTTTGTTCTTTCTCCTCAACAAACTGCAAGTGTTCTGGCTTTTGATTGTCAGCTAAAACCAGACGAATCTTGCTCCAATCCTCAAAGAAGTATTCTTCAAGAAGTGGAATGATCTTATTTTTGAAAACAGAAACTAAAGATCTAAATGCTTTATCTTGCTCACCTGCGTCCACCAAAGCTTTTACGGGCATAAAGAACGCATGACCTAGGGTGTGTTCACGATCATAGAGAATTTCAATCCGCTCATTTAACTTAATTAAAAGTTCTGACAGGTTGATTTCAACGTCACCATTTTTTACAACACAATCTTTGAGTAACGAAGGCTTAGGCATCATTTCCACAAAGTCGAAACGACGACGAAGTGCGGTGTCCATCATGGCGAGCGAGCGGTCAGCGGTATTCATGGTGCCAATCAAGTACAGATTATTCGGCACAGAGAAAGGTTTCTTAGATTGAGGAAGTGTCAGTTCAATAAACTCATCTGAACCCTTACGTTTTGAAGGTTCGATAAGGGTTATTAACTCACCAAAAATCTTAGATATATTGCCTCGGTTGATTTCATCAATCACCAAAACGTAGTTGTGCTTTTCCAATCGTTGGGAAGGAGGCAATTCATTAGATACAAATGTTTCTATCTGCTTCAGTGCTTTAAAAAAATACGTAGCATGCTGTTTAGCTAAACCAGAGACAGACTCAACACGTTTAACATCTTGCCTCGTTTCGACTTCTGCAAGATACAAAGACTTCAAGTCAACAAACTTCATTATCTGAGAGGATTTCCACTCCCCACAATAACGAAAACCCTCTTCTTCAATGCTGATAATCGAAACTGCGTCAGTCAGTGAAAAGCTATCAGACTCTTCAAATATCGACAGTTTGAACGCCTCCAATGCAAGATCAAATTTTTGTTCGCGATCGAGAGACTGTTGATCCCTTTGACTATCTTCTAGATTTTTTCTGGCATCATCTGCTATCTCTTTGAATACACCATCTTTAACGGCGTATTTGACTTGATCATTGTCTGTGGTAGATGCACTCAACCCTTCAACAAACTCTTCATAGCCATAGCTTTGGTGAAAAGTTACGAATCTAATGCGTTTAGAATCTGACAGTTCTTTAAACTTGGTTTGCAACGCTTGGCGTTGTTCCAGTGTTGCACCAGATGCAGAATCAATGCCTAAATTATGATAAAACTCAGGTTCAGCGGCTTTTACTGCAGCCTCAATCGTATGATAGGTTTTACCTGTGCCTGGAGGTCCATAAAGGATTTGATTAAGGCTCGGTGAGTTCATTACACTTTCCTTATTGGTTTTCTTAAAAGGCTGTTCACTATCATGGAAGCTAGCATAAAGAGTTTGTAACTCTTCCAAACTCATTTGGTAGTACTCAGTCAAGATTTGAGCTTCAAACAAGTTCAGATCATGCTTTGGCACGGCTGCACAGGTGTTAGGTCTACGAGGAGACCATATTTTATCGATACCTTCATAAGGCTTAGTTTCTGAAAGAGATACAATTTCAGCATACTTTCTAAGCTGCCACCCTGACTCAAATGGATTATTTGAGTCTTTAATAATATCAGAGGTAACAATGACCAACTTTGCTACGGAGTTTCCATAACCGAGTGACACAATGTCTCCGACTTGGATTTTTTCTAAAAAGTTTTCACCACCACCATTGCCCGTATTCTCATGTACGGCTAGATAATGGTTATCTAGCAACCAATTTTTATTTGAACCATATACAAATTTAGGACCATGAGATACTTTCCAAATGGTAGGCAGTTCTGCAGTTGGTCGAGTACTAATAATTTCATACCCTGCTTTACGCAACTCTCTTTCAGCTTTATGAGTATTTATGTCTTGATATAGCACATCAAATAGAGCTGAGTAAAAGCGTTTCGCTGGTAACCGATGACCTTCAACTTCTACAAACTGATAGAACTGAGAGTCATCGTATGTTTGAGACTTAACAATTTCGATTGCTCGTTGAACAGTAATTTTTGTCATTTTATAAACCTAAAAAATAAGGCAGCGTAATAGCTGCCTTAAATACAGGGAAAATTATGTAGATTTCTTCGCGGCTCTTTTCTTAGTCGCTTCAGCTTTTTTGGCTGCCTTGGCTAAGGCTTCGGCCTCTTTGCGAGCCTCGGCGATGCGCTCTAGCAGTTTATCGGCTGGCTCATCCTTTGGATCTTGTGCCACCAGCTCACCACGGAAGGCTTTTGCCAAGATGCTTTGGGTTAGGTTATCTACCCTCGCCTGTGCTTTTTTCACTTGCGCTTCTATGGTGTCAGCGAAAGCGAAGTATTGATCGACTAGGCGAACGATTTCTTTTTGCTCTGTGTACGACGGAACCGGAATGGGCAACTTCACCATCGCTACTTTGTTGAGTTTTACTTGGTCTTGTCCAGTAAGGAATTCGTCAATAACCAAGTGAGGTGAATTCAAAAAATAACACAAGTATTTAATGTCAATTTGTGGCTTCACTTCTAGAACATGAGCATGATTATTTACCCAGTACTTTCCATTAGCAACAAGAGCGATAGGTCGTGAACGTTGCTCTAAGTTCTTACCATCTTCAGCTAATAGGATATATTCTCCATCAAACACGTAGTCGTCAATATGATCTATGATGCCAAAAGCGCCATAATACGGGTATTCGCCTTGGCGCTTATTTCTATCTGCCTGCTTAATAGGCTTACGTTTACTATTCAATACCGCTACTAAATTACCCAGATTATCCCAACTCCAACTTTCTGGTAAAACATATGGTTCTACATGTTCAGTTAGCAGTTTTACATCAAAGTTTGCATCCCAAACGTCTTGTTCACCGTTTCCTTCTCGCCACTCTTCCGTCAGCTTACCCGACACCGCAGAAGCGAGTACCGATTGGCGGAAGCGTTTTAGCAAATCTGGGATTCCATCTAGGCGGGCTTTGATGGTGTCGACCTGTACCAATACCTCATCGAGTTTTTCAACGATGCGTTTTTGTTCGGCTAGTGGGGCTAGTGGCATCGAATAGTTAAGCAAATAATCTTTAGGTACTCGTCTATGACCAACCGATCCACTCATATTTGTTTCACAGTTAATCAGAAAGTCTCTAGTCTTCACAAACGCATGAAGATATTTGGGCTCAACTAGGTTACTAACGCTTCTTAAAACAAAGTATTCTGTGCTCCCTGCACCAATACCATTTGGAAGACCTGAAACAAGAGCGCCCTTACCGTTTTCAAAGCAAGGAGTAATTTTAGCTAGTAAAATATCGTCATTCTGAAACTGAGTATATCCCTTCTTGCACTTACCCCATGTTCTCATCTCGAATTCAATTGGCGCACCATACTTAGTTGGCACCATAGCCATAGGCACGAAACCGCATTCGCTATCGTCGTCTATGTTTGTGAATTTTTGATTAAGATAAATAGACTCTTCTAACCTTGAATCTACCCAACCTTTCGGCAACTCACTCATTACTCTGCCTCCGGCTTTTCTGCCAAGCCAAAGGCTTCTGCCACAAGTTGTTTTTGCCCTTCAGCTACATCGTCAGCACCTAATGCTTGCATCAGTTGGTAAATTTCAGACATGGCTTCGGTTAGCTCTGCCATTGCTTCACCTGCTAGTACTTCTGGCTCTGGTAGGTTTTCTGCGCTAGTGGCTTCTAGGTCTTTAAGCCATGAAATATCTAAGCTATCGCCTTTTTGATCGCGAATGTAGTCACGGCTGAATTTGCGGAAACGAGCGTTCTCGATTAGGTTTTCTACCGAATCATCACCCTCAGCAAAGATGTTGCCCAACGTCTCATAAACGCCCTCTTCACGAGGTGACTGACCATTTTTGTCTGTGCCATAAGCATTGATGAAAGCTTCAAAGTGCTTTTCAGTCAGTGGACGACGTTTACCAAAAGTGTTCATGTTGGTACGCATATCGAACACCCATGTCTCTTTAGTACAGCCTTTGTCTTGGTTCTTGTTCTCTGGCGTGCCTTTTTGGAAGAAGAGTACGTTAGTCTTTACCCCTGCGGCGTAGAAAATACCAGTAGGCAAACGCAAGATGGTGTGCAAGTTACATTTGTCCATTAAGTCACGACGAATATCAGTACCCTTGCCTCCTTCGAATAACACATTATCTGGAATCACCACCGCTGCACGGCCGCCTGGTTCTAGCGCATCATAAATATGCTGCATAAAACAGAGCTGTTTGTTGCCTGTTGGGTGAACAAAGGTACGAGTGATGTTGGTGCTTGATGCGCTGCCAAACGGAGGGTTGGTCAAAATCACGTTTGCTTGAGGAAGCGTTTCACCTGCACTGCCTAATGTGTTGCCAAGCCGAATAGCGCCCTCTTCTGCATCGCCTTCAATATCGTGCAGTAGGCAGTTCATCAGAGCTAAACGGCGTGTTTCTGGTACCAACTCCAAACCAACAAAGGCTTTGGTCATTTGGAACTCTTGATCATCATCGTCTAGGTCATCTAAATCGTT
Above is a window of Vibrio cortegadensis DNA encoding:
- a CDS encoding McrC family protein; the encoded protein is MHTTVFEYGYLTCDQAACDEFSAKLISKNDFNYLKEVSLSADESETNKCLGLTKRYGYELIQVKNYVGVLFTPTGEHIEVLPKTGRKAENSQQAIVESRQMLLMMLQHLGSFRYVASNQASIATKQMPLLEVFISQFLQSVNALVKRGLKSDYVTQEDSLHFQKGKLKVSQQIRYNVVNKHKFYVEYDEYLINRPANRLIKTALLKLSNYTRLATNQKLLRELQFAFADVPSCKSVKQDISALKLDRGMVDYHSPIAWAKLILDGFSPLSMKGDNSALSLLFPMEAVFESYVASVLRSQLADDAELTTQASSKYLVTHNGRRQFQLKPDLLLTLTDNSKLVLDTKWKLLDLEDHNYGLSQSDLYQMFAYGHKYLNGTGDLLLIYPAHSGFEKPIEFSFDYSESLRLWVVPFVSDLQGDSYLIWPEGFSFNALIS
- a CDS encoding type I restriction-modification system subunit M, which codes for MNNNDLVAKLWKLCDNLRDGGVSYQNYVNELASLLFLKMCEETGQEDDSLPQGFRWADLKAKLGQEQHQFYRNMLVQLGADDHAIVRAIFQNVNTTITQPAQLTELVDNMDKLEWFDGDTGKSRDDFGDMYEGLLQKNANETKSGAGQYFTPRSLINTIIKVMQPQPREVIQDPAAGTAGFLIEADKYIKSQTNDLDDLDDDDQEFQMTKAFVGLELVPETRRLALMNCLLHDIEGDAEEGAIRLGNTLGSAGETLPQANVILTNPPFGSASSTNITRTFVHPTGNKQLCFMQHIYDALEPGGRAAVVIPDNVLFEGGKGTDIRRDLMDKCNLHTILRLPTGIFYAAGVKTNVLFFQKGTPENKNQDKGCTKETWVFDMRTNMNTFGKRRPLTEKHFEAFINAYGTDKNGQSPREEGVYETLGNIFAEGDDSVENLIENARFRKFSRDYIRDQKGDSLDISWLKDLEATSAENLPEPEVLAGEAMAELTEAMSEIYQLMQALGADDVAEGQKQLVAEAFGLAEKPEAE
- a CDS encoding STY4851/ECs_5259 family protein, with amino-acid sequence MQTYRNVLSSILNTRELTKPNAQPVYSYKVTALEFESLKQSLISSVESNGIHTYSNKPTREWAGCFVLYAAEWWRTSFQGGVWAWEPVLESLGLQANAISSTQRSEIVVKGLSFWGRKVLSNTKGRMLLGTVAVEGGLPQTLIQDPNSRLAHYFEQVIQDYGQFANSRLSAVSVAKAHAHYIAASYRDETVYSIVAQVAESIYYLVDKHGLDEQSDPLHYLNTVDANWSQGLPLNMEPEAARTLLGNALGLAVEVQRRLPNSIKILRSLRKSYSHYASMMDMSASDDDYQWQNQIDITLKSRLNAKFLQQLFSSVNLPDNINLFAVGGKSLLLAKAFKRGADSEHYLLDVYTKSLPAEWFDCDIQLKATDDAGNEWHAPVLGGAGVGANEPWVFTQYNDEWLLKGGGSVECAEANALVSVPEHLSHPTLATVGHINGRVLYDVNTQIETEFYFDAYCVSLDREGVQPLEFNLVGQPVPYQTNPSKCFIGVPSLVAIDENGQQSEIPNTQLRWRNTMLEQWQSMNTVPFGKVDIALFENNKPVKRFTVGLLPDDFSIELQPSHTVQIGQIGFYSNKPLPSIALKGAEQLDVLPSSVLSHFQQDLNEPKRTLDILSHQAHPPAQVNVAIWWQDQAKSLSITLPFPAKGICLISSGGEAVRNAEAILVDTLNRYELFGYGVSDSLEVEFKLLARDIYGAFSKSAYVRRTLPKGDVLSTGFSLATFKEDIESLLALSSSLDAAVKISVLDSAHTIFNFSVNAYSNALIPNRAQGTIEIEGDSVMGTLSMVPLDNPTYAPITLIKNDEQWYFPEEDASPGAWLIYADEAEQGVRPLMWSKDLELLSSPSNRLEEAASIGARKDRLDKFSVVCGQLATEFSAPEWKYIKALLAFDSVPLTTFDLWRGAINKPEFMLAMLLSANKKEAERIWQFSQQFPFSWHSIKARDAIAVVSAFYASRIEVYGNDFSDIICEQIESKLNELVTRYHGLQSLKNLLMHKIDANREKPSLNPAAYIQQLFDLRNALNNQYNESQWPCEFSDHIFKSSIRAVDQQLAGVCFTTKDLYRNNVMNAPVLLALSTCGSAPLRMSPEVVHAMREYNSFDPEYFEQVFALTHKMIFGLVNS
- a CDS encoding McrB family protein; its protein translation is MTKITVQRAIEIVKSQTYDDSQFYQFVEVEGHRLPAKRFYSALFDVLYQDINTHKAERELRKAGYEIISTRPTAELPTIWKVSHGPKFVYGSNKNWLLDNHYLAVHENTGNGGGENFLEKIQVGDIVSLGYGNSVAKLVIVTSDIIKDSNNPFESGWQLRKYAEIVSLSETKPYEGIDKIWSPRRPNTCAAVPKHDLNLFEAQILTEYYQMSLEELQTLYASFHDSEQPFKKTNKESVMNSPSLNQILYGPPGTGKTYHTIEAAVKAAEPEFYHNLGIDSASGATLEQRQALQTKFKELSDSKRIRFVTFHQSYGYEEFVEGLSASTTDNDQVKYAVKDGVFKEIADDARKNLEDSQRDQQSLDREQKFDLALEAFKLSIFEESDSFSLTDAVSIISIEEEGFRYCGEWKSSQIMKFVDLKSLYLAEVETRQDVKRVESVSGLAKQHATYFFKALKQIETFVSNELPPSQRLEKHNYVLVIDEINRGNISKIFGELITLIEPSKRKGSDEFIELTLPQSKKPFSVPNNLYLIGTMNTADRSLAMMDTALRRRFDFVEMMPKPSLLKDCVVKNGDVEINLSELLIKLNERIEILYDREHTLGHAFFMPVKALVDAGEQDKAFRSLVSVFKNKIIPLLEEYFFEDWSKIRLVLADNQKPEHLQFVEEKEQKAEALRSLFGKGHNLDQYGQSVVKYTLAADNAAVWNNVKAYIGVYQTNVKQSTQSSEVQAESGAE
- a CDS encoding restriction endonuclease subunit S is translated as MSELPKGWVDSRLEESIYLNQKFTNIDDDSECGFVPMAMVPTKYGAPIEFEMRTWGKCKKGYTQFQNDDILLAKITPCFENGKGALVSGLPNGIGAGSTEYFVLRSVSNLVEPKYLHAFVKTRDFLINCETNMSGSVGHRRVPKDYLLNYSMPLAPLAEQKRIVEKLDEVLVQVDTIKARLDGIPDLLKRFRQSVLASAVSGKLTEEWREGNGEQDVWDANFDVKLLTEHVEPYVLPESWSWDNLGNLVAVLNSKRKPIKQADRNKRQGEYPYYGAFGIIDHIDDYVFDGEYILLAEDGKNLEQRSRPIALVANGKYWVNNHAHVLEVKPQIDIKYLCYFLNSPHLVIDEFLTGQDQVKLNKVAMVKLPIPVPSYTEQKEIVRLVDQYFAFADTIEAQVKKAQARVDNLTQSILAKAFRGELVAQDPKDEPADKLLERIAEARKEAEALAKAAKKAEATKKRAAKKST